One Synergistaceae bacterium DNA window includes the following coding sequences:
- a CDS encoding peptidoglycan DD-metalloendopeptidase family protein, translating into MNMKKFAAGALILLTFSGSAYAAKWKELVFSDADSGMAELEQYCMTHDVTVADVLWANSIDSADIKPGQSLYLPANHAELLAIWQHKGAWQPTALVPVTSAAAAKRAAKKDSLLKEVPMPKIAGIPDLNTLTPKPEPLKSAKPAEIQTVAAEPEKTAETPAPAMTQKVSEDTALPVKIAEAKSDEKSNDDIIAMLRDEVKADSPDAEAGNSAETPAPDMAQAQPEDTAPPAEIAEAESDGKTNDDIIAMLRDEVKANERNLPPEPEKPAEIQTAKTDTEDAKPEKTAETPAPVQQVKTAKSHKQESPAKVIANTAKPDKILTSRGRKSAKAEIPGLMDPIIIFSPNGDPSQGPMRLVISGDKVEVVQLPKNAAPKRPSLSDLNDSFGTNPSYLPHYNLTPKRRDPFILNMGNLAGKMLWPVEGKVSSPFGKWRGSHRHQGIDIPMPAGTPIRAARNGVISRTGNNSTMGFRGYGNFVLMDHGEGLQTFYAHCLSVAVVQGQRVMQGQIIGYVGSTGRSTANHLHFEVRINSTKVDPMRYLAGNTQFASTN; encoded by the coding sequence TTGAACATGAAGAAATTTGCGGCGGGTGCATTAATTTTGCTGACGTTTTCCGGTAGTGCTTATGCGGCCAAATGGAAAGAGCTAGTATTTTCTGACGCTGATTCGGGAATGGCCGAGCTTGAACAGTACTGCATGACACATGATGTTACCGTCGCCGATGTATTATGGGCAAACAGCATAGACAGCGCGGACATAAAGCCGGGTCAGTCTCTTTACCTTCCCGCGAATCATGCCGAGCTTCTCGCGATATGGCAGCACAAAGGAGCGTGGCAGCCTACAGCCCTAGTCCCCGTAACGAGTGCCGCCGCCGCAAAACGCGCCGCAAAGAAAGACTCTCTCCTGAAGGAAGTACCCATGCCGAAAATCGCCGGGATCCCTGACCTTAACACACTGACTCCCAAGCCTGAGCCGCTGAAGTCAGCAAAGCCCGCCGAGATTCAGACCGTTGCGGCAGAACCCGAAAAGACAGCGGAGACTCCCGCCCCGGCCATGACGCAGAAAGTATCAGAAGACACAGCACTCCCCGTAAAAATAGCAGAGGCAAAGTCTGACGAGAAATCGAATGACGACATAATAGCCATGCTCCGCGATGAAGTGAAAGCCGATTCTCCCGATGCTGAAGCAGGCAACTCCGCAGAGACTCCCGCCCCGGACATGGCGCAGGCACAGCCAGAGGACACAGCACCCCCGGCGGAAATAGCAGAGGCAGAGTCTGACGGGAAAACGAATGACGACATAATAGCCATGCTCCGCGATGAAGTGAAAGCCAACGAAAGAAATCTACCCCCTGAACCCGAAAAGCCTGCGGAGATTCAGACAGCTAAAACTGACACGGAGGACGCAAAGCCCGAAAAGACAGCAGAGACTCCCGCGCCCGTTCAGCAGGTGAAGACAGCCAAATCACACAAGCAGGAGTCGCCCGCAAAAGTCATCGCAAACACCGCAAAACCCGACAAGATTCTCACAAGCAGGGGCAGGAAGTCAGCAAAGGCAGAAATTCCCGGCCTCATGGATCCCATAATAATATTCTCGCCAAACGGAGACCCCTCGCAAGGCCCGATGAGGCTCGTTATTTCAGGCGACAAAGTAGAAGTAGTACAGCTCCCGAAAAACGCCGCCCCTAAACGTCCGAGCCTGTCTGACCTTAACGACTCATTCGGCACTAATCCCAGCTACCTGCCTCACTACAACTTAACGCCAAAGAGACGCGATCCGTTCATTCTCAACATGGGAAATTTAGCGGGTAAAATGCTTTGGCCTGTCGAGGGAAAAGTGTCATCGCCTTTCGGGAAATGGCGCGGAAGCCACAGACATCAGGGAATAGACATACCCATGCCCGCAGGGACTCCCATCAGAGCCGCCCGAAACGGAGTCATTTCGCGCACCGGCAACAATTCGACAATGGGATTCAGGGGCTACGGAAATTTCGTCCTCATGGATCACGGAGAGGGTTTGCAGACGTTCTACGCGCACTGCCTTAGCGTTGCTGTCGTTCAGGGACAGAGAGTCATGCAGGGTCAGATTATCGGCTACGTAGGCAGCACAGGACGGTCAACAGCGAATCACCTTCATTTCGAGGTCAGAATCAACAGCACAAAAGTTGACCCAATGCGCTATCTTGCGGGAAATACACAATTTGCGTCAACAAACTAG
- a CDS encoding threonine ammonia-lyase — translation MLTLDKVYHAAYVLRECARKTDLIAAPLLSEEHNLYLKTENLQVTGSFKLRGAYYKISQLSDDEKSRGIVACSAGNHAQGVAMSASRKGIPATICMPDSAPVMKVESTRRLGANVELVTGAYDDAHDRAVQLVEETGATFIHPYDDDFVIAGQATIGLEILDQLEDVEAIIAPVGGGGLISGISFAVKSLKPDVKIYGVQAAGAASMYNSFRAKERRVLDSVSTFADGIAVKNPGENTFDIISRYVDDIVCVSEDEIAAAILALIERQKLIAEGAGAVPVAAAMFHKLPIEGRKTVCIVSGGNIDVNILSRVITRGLIMTGRNIDLTIELVDKPGQLQQVSEIVASCGANVVAVSYDHGDTNMAINSCFLKISLETLNSAQIETIKQKLSGAGFRIVTERV, via the coding sequence ATGCTTACGCTAGACAAAGTTTATCATGCCGCTTATGTTCTCCGGGAATGTGCCCGCAAAACAGATCTCATTGCCGCGCCTCTTCTCAGCGAGGAGCATAATCTCTACCTCAAGACCGAAAATTTGCAGGTAACAGGCAGCTTCAAGCTCCGGGGAGCATACTACAAAATTTCACAGCTCAGTGATGACGAAAAATCACGCGGGATTGTCGCATGTTCCGCCGGAAATCACGCGCAGGGAGTCGCAATGTCAGCCTCCCGGAAAGGAATCCCCGCAACAATCTGTATGCCCGACTCCGCTCCCGTCATGAAGGTCGAAAGTACGCGCAGGCTCGGCGCAAATGTCGAACTCGTTACAGGTGCCTACGATGACGCACACGACAGAGCGGTTCAGCTCGTTGAGGAGACCGGCGCGACATTCATTCACCCGTATGATGACGATTTCGTGATAGCGGGGCAGGCTACCATAGGGCTTGAGATTCTCGACCAGCTCGAAGATGTTGAGGCGATTATCGCGCCTGTAGGGGGAGGCGGACTCATTTCGGGAATCTCGTTCGCGGTGAAGTCCCTGAAACCTGACGTGAAAATTTACGGCGTTCAGGCAGCAGGAGCCGCGAGCATGTACAACTCATTCCGGGCGAAAGAACGCAGAGTCCTCGACAGCGTTTCGACATTTGCGGACGGTATAGCGGTCAAGAATCCGGGCGAGAATACTTTTGACATCATTTCGCGCTACGTTGATGATATTGTCTGCGTCTCTGAGGACGAAATAGCCGCGGCTATACTGGCACTGATTGAGCGTCAGAAGCTCATCGCCGAGGGGGCCGGGGCTGTTCCTGTTGCGGCGGCAATGTTCCATAAACTTCCCATTGAGGGCAGGAAAACTGTCTGCATTGTCTCAGGCGGAAATATTGACGTTAATATTTTGTCGAGAGTCATAACACGAGGGCTAATTATGACGGGGCGCAACATTGATTTGACGATTGAGCTTGTCGACAAGCCCGGACAGCTTCAGCAGGTTAGCGAAATTGTAGCCTCATGCGGGGCAAATGTCGTGGCGGTCTCATACGATCACGGCGATACGAACATGGCGATAAATTCGTGCTTCCTGAAAATTTCGCTTGAGACTCTCAACAGCGCACAGATTGAGACGATAAAGCAGAAACTCAGCGGGGCAGGATTCAGAATCGTTACAGAAAGAGTATAG
- the glyQ gene encoding glycine--tRNA ligase subunit alpha — protein MNFQEVYFRLENFWSRQGCVIQQPYDIEVGAGTMNPATALRVLGPEPWRVAYVEPSRRPSDGRYGKNPNRLQHYYQYQVIIKPAPANIQELYIESLASLGINPDEHDIRFVEDDWENPSTGAWGLGWEVWLDGMEITQFTYFQQLGGLDMESVPAEITYGIERIAMYVQKKDNVYDLEWAGKVTYGDVYLRNEEEQSHYNFETADTDMLFKLFAMYEKEAGRILDAGFVLPAYDYVLKSSHTFNLLDARNAISVTERTGYISRVRALACRCAEAYRKQRGDMGFPLMDKFTNETGNFFED, from the coding sequence TTGAACTTTCAGGAAGTATATTTCAGGCTGGAAAATTTCTGGTCGCGCCAAGGCTGTGTGATTCAGCAGCCGTATGACATTGAGGTTGGAGCCGGGACAATGAACCCCGCAACCGCCCTCCGCGTTTTAGGGCCGGAGCCTTGGAGGGTCGCCTACGTTGAGCCGTCAAGAAGGCCGTCGGATGGGCGTTACGGCAAGAATCCCAACCGCCTTCAGCACTACTACCAGTATCAGGTTATCATCAAGCCCGCGCCCGCTAACATTCAGGAGCTTTACATAGAGAGCCTCGCGAGTCTGGGCATTAATCCCGATGAACATGATATACGCTTTGTTGAGGACGACTGGGAGAACCCCTCCACAGGCGCGTGGGGACTCGGCTGGGAAGTCTGGCTTGACGGCATGGAGATTACGCAGTTCACGTACTTCCAGCAGCTTGGCGGACTCGACATGGAGAGCGTCCCTGCGGAAATCACTTACGGAATCGAGCGCATAGCCATGTACGTGCAGAAAAAGGATAACGTTTACGATCTCGAATGGGCGGGGAAAGTTACGTACGGCGATGTTTATCTGCGGAATGAGGAAGAGCAGTCCCACTATAATTTTGAGACGGCTGACACTGATATGCTGTTCAAACTTTTTGCGATGTACGAGAAAGAAGCCGGGCGGATTCTTGACGCGGGATTTGTCCTGCCTGCCTATGATTACGTCCTGAAAAGCTCGCATACATTCAACCTTCTTGACGCAAGAAACGCAATCAGCGTAACGGAGCGAACCGGGTATATTTCGCGTGTTAGGGCTTTGGCCTGCCGCTGTGCTGAGGCGTACAGGAAACAGCGCGGTGATATGGGCTTCCCGTTAATGGACAAGTTCACCAACGAGACCGGGAATTTCTTTGAGGACTAA
- a CDS encoding glycine--tRNA ligase subunit beta encodes MAIKNVLLEIGTEEIPSRFIPDSLKFLKESAESLFGANRLTFDGVKTYATPRRLVLIVTGVSDTQTEQVDLLKGPAVSSAFDDNDQPTRAAEGFAKSKGITVDELKFTEINGVKYIAAEIRQKSLPALEVLPEIMKSLISGLTFPKSMYWDKSGVRFARPVRWIVAMADSEVIPFEFGGVKSGRRTAGHRFMGHKAIDISDASEFLDVLYDNNVILDQEKRLQKMKASIAALQKDWDGNLEVEMDEAILEENLYLVEYPVPFAGSFDEKFLEIPEEVLTTSMKKNQKYLAVRNRDKGGKLARYFVGVSNNLVPDMSVIREGNERVLRARLEDAAFFWDEDRKIPLASYVERLKSVTYQEKLGTVYDKVMLTRKLALWFCRRYGMDGIASLVDRAAYLSKADLVTSMVFEFTDLQGVMGREYAKAAGEDPRVALALYEQYLPLTASGKTPTDDVGAVLGLAERVHVITACHKAGLEATSSQDPYGLRRAARCINETLFARGYNFDMAEAVAESCRINDVDDSVKAKILAFIQQRLGGQLRERGYDAELVNLGMAVAGNVPYQALKLIETLSRVKSEDWFTGLAASALRVKNILAKNAKNIADVKPDESLMTVEAEKNLYAEIMRVADSVRKSVDAYDWEGLAKILAELSPVVGKFFDDVMVMDKDERVRNNRIALLRECNKLFLEAGDLSVLS; translated from the coding sequence ATGGCAATAAAGAATGTGTTACTCGAAATCGGCACAGAAGAAATACCGTCAAGATTTATCCCTGACTCGCTGAAGTTCCTGAAGGAGTCCGCCGAGTCGTTATTCGGTGCTAACAGGCTCACTTTTGACGGCGTGAAGACATACGCCACACCGCGAAGGCTTGTGCTTATTGTTACGGGAGTCAGCGACACGCAAACGGAACAGGTAGACCTGCTCAAAGGCCCGGCAGTCTCATCAGCATTTGATGACAACGATCAGCCTACAAGAGCCGCGGAAGGTTTCGCGAAAAGCAAGGGGATTACAGTCGATGAGCTGAAGTTCACGGAAATTAACGGCGTGAAGTATATAGCCGCAGAGATTCGGCAGAAGAGTCTTCCCGCGCTTGAAGTACTCCCCGAAATAATGAAGTCTCTGATTTCCGGCTTAACGTTCCCGAAAAGCATGTACTGGGACAAATCCGGCGTGAGGTTCGCCAGGCCGGTGCGGTGGATTGTCGCGATGGCTGATTCTGAGGTTATCCCGTTCGAGTTCGGCGGGGTGAAATCGGGACGCAGGACAGCGGGACACAGATTCATGGGTCATAAGGCTATCGATATTTCGGACGCGTCAGAATTTCTTGATGTACTTTATGACAACAATGTAATACTTGACCAGGAAAAACGCCTCCAGAAAATGAAAGCCTCAATCGCCGCCCTTCAGAAAGATTGGGATGGCAATTTGGAAGTAGAGATGGACGAGGCTATACTTGAGGAAAATTTGTACCTTGTTGAATATCCTGTGCCTTTCGCGGGGTCATTTGATGAGAAATTTCTTGAGATTCCCGAAGAAGTGTTGACGACCTCAATGAAGAAGAATCAGAAATATTTAGCCGTCCGAAACCGGGACAAGGGCGGAAAACTGGCGCGCTATTTCGTGGGAGTGAGCAACAATCTTGTGCCGGACATGTCAGTAATCCGCGAGGGCAACGAGAGAGTCCTGCGGGCAAGGCTTGAGGATGCCGCGTTTTTCTGGGACGAGGACAGGAAAATTCCGCTTGCGTCATATGTCGAACGCCTGAAATCCGTAACGTATCAGGAAAAATTAGGCACTGTTTACGACAAAGTAATGCTGACTCGAAAATTGGCGTTATGGTTCTGCCGCCGCTACGGTATGGACGGTATAGCGTCTCTTGTTGACCGTGCCGCGTACTTGTCGAAAGCAGACCTCGTTACGTCGATGGTATTCGAGTTCACAGACCTTCAGGGCGTAATGGGACGCGAGTACGCCAAAGCCGCCGGGGAAGACCCAAGAGTCGCCCTTGCGCTGTATGAGCAGTATTTGCCGCTGACGGCCTCCGGGAAGACTCCGACAGATGATGTCGGTGCGGTGCTGGGACTGGCTGAACGTGTGCATGTGATTACGGCGTGCCACAAAGCCGGGCTTGAGGCTACAAGCTCACAGGATCCCTACGGACTCAGGCGGGCGGCGCGGTGCATTAATGAGACGTTATTCGCACGGGGCTACAATTTCGACATGGCCGAAGCTGTCGCGGAGTCATGCAGGATTAATGACGTTGACGACTCCGTGAAGGCAAAAATTCTGGCGTTCATTCAGCAGAGACTCGGCGGACAACTGCGTGAAAGGGGCTATGACGCTGAACTCGTGAATCTCGGAATGGCTGTAGCGGGGAATGTCCCGTACCAGGCACTGAAGCTGATTGAGACTCTGAGCCGCGTAAAGTCTGAGGACTGGTTCACGGGTCTTGCGGCCTCAGCTCTGAGGGTCAAGAACATTCTCGCAAAGAACGCGAAAAACATTGCTGACGTTAAGCCGGATGAGTCGTTGATGACTGTTGAAGCGGAGAAGAATCTTTACGCCGAAATCATGAGAGTTGCCGACTCTGTGCGTAAATCTGTGGACGCCTACGACTGGGAGGGACTCGCAAAAATTCTCGCGGAATTGTCGCCTGTTGTCGGGAAATTCTTTGATGATGTCATGGTAATGGACAAGGACGAAAGAGTCAGGAACAACCGCATAGCGTTGCTCAGGGAGTGCAATAAATTATTCCTTGAGGCGGGAGATTTGAGCGTGCTGTCATAA